The following DNA comes from Methanosarcina vacuolata Z-761.
TGAAAAGATGCTCGAAGCCGATGGAATAATTCTAGCTTCGCCTACTTATTTTGCAGACCTTACTCCCGAACTTAAAGCTCTGATTGATAGGGCAGGTTTTGTTGCTAAAGCCAACAACGAAATGTTCAGATATAAAGTAGGAGCAGCAGTTGTTGCAGTGAGAAGAGCAGGCTCAATTCACGTTTTTGACTCAATCAACCATTTCTTCACAATTTCCCAGATGATAATCCCGGGATCAAGTTACTGGAATATGGGAATGGGGCTTGCTGAAGGGGATGTTGAAAAAGACGAAGAAGGTATTCAAACCATGCGGACGCTGGGCCAGAATATGGCATGGCTTTTGAAGAAGCTAAATGTGTAAATTATAGCCAGCTATCCAGGTCCTACAAGTCTTTTTTTGAAAAGGCTTGCAGGCAGCAGTTTTTAGAAAATGATTAGAGTTTTACCCGCCATTCGCCGGCAAACACGAGCATGGATTCTTTCCTGAGCTGGCCTATGAGGCATACGTTTGCCTTTTTTGCGGCTTCAACACCTGAGTCAAAGGGCATGGATTTGGTGGCGATAAGAGTGATTCCTGCCCGAGCTGCTTTTGTGACCATATAGGCGGGCTGCCGGCCTGTCGAGAGCATGTAATGTTGTGAGAGGTCGAGGCCTTTAAGAAAGGCAGCTCCTACAGCTTTATCTACAGCGTTATGCCGGCCGACGTCTACGATTTGTACAGCAAGCTTGCCTCTTCGGTCTATAAGGGCTGCCAGATGGGTTCCCCGGGTAAGTTTGTATGTATCGGATTCCAGGTATTCTGTGCCTGCAAAGATGGCTTGCGGCTCAAAAACTGAGTCCGAATCTACAAAGATTTCTTTGCTGGTCTCTTCTTCTTTTTCAGCTTTTTCGGCTTTTCCGATTTTTCCGGCGGCTTCGGTACTGATTTCCTGATTTTCCTTTCGGATAAGGATGTGGACAGCCCTACCGTCCACTTCTACGTTTTCAATTTCCCTGAAACTGATAACGCCTTCTGTGATCAGGTGGCCTACCGCAAGCTCTTTGAGTTCGAGCGGGGAGGCAAAAAGTGTTGTAAAGAGTTTTCCGTTGAGAAATAGTTTAACAGGGCATTCCTTTGCGAGCAGCACTTTAACATCTTCGGCTCTGCCGTCGGAATGGATTCTTTTCGCAGGATAAGAAGTGGTATATTTTTCGGGCATATGGATCAAGTTTCTCGCTATTTCAGTGTATGGTGAAGATATGTACCCATATGCCTTTTTCTTTTCCGTTAGCTCAGGTAGACTGCGAGGTAGTCAATGTTTATGGCTCTATCTTTATTTTCGGAGTTAATTTTCAGATTGAATGTAAGGTTCGATGGGCCACTTATTGATGATATATTGGTGGTCTGGTTGTATAAATACCAAGTATTTTGACTATTACCTGTCATTGTTGGAAGTACTTTGCCTGCAATAGTCATACTCTGATATGAGGGATTCTTAAACGTAGGTTGGTAAATCATTATCAACGTGATTGAACTTGGAGAATTAGGCTCGAGCTTTGTAGAGTTATTAAATCCAAATGTTAAGTTGAGAGGATTTCCATTAAGATTATGGGAATAATAGCTAGAGGAAGAATATGTACTCAAAATTTCTCCTGTGCTTTCTGTTGAAAAATCAACTCCTGAACTACTACTGTAATCCTTTAGATAGGATAGGTTTACTTCCGTGCTAGAAACTGTGTTAAAGTAATGCAATTTCTTTACTTTTTCAATCAAACCTGGAATGTGATTATAATCGAAACTGTCTCCTGATCCAAGCTCTACACCGATTATCGTTTTATTTACGCAGAGCCTTTCAAGGGTCTTGTTGCCATTAGGAAGGAAAGAGAAACGCACGTGACCGGATCCTCTCAGGTATTGAACGGTATAATCTGTTCCATTGAGCCCTTGATCTTGCGCAGTTTCTTTAAGATATGTAATCCAGGCATCTGGGTATCTTGTGGAAATTGTCATGTTGAAGGCGTTGATGCTTCTGCCTGTATTTTTATCATCATCGCTATCGTATACAGGTTCTGTTTTATATCCTGTTAATTGAAGTGGAATTACAGTATTTGAGGAGGTAGAATCTCGCTTGCCTAAAAGTTGAACCGCATGAATTCTGATTGTGCAGTTGCTTTCGTTAGTTTCATTTTTTTCTATAATCAATACAGGCTGCTGCCTCATCACGGAACTTTTATCGTTTGCAAGAATTAAGGCTCCATTTTCATACCTGAATATTTGATTAGGATACTGCCTGTTTTCAGAATAGCAGGTGATTCCCCCACACTCTATAGTAAAGTTATCAGGCTCTATTTTTAGAGCAGGACGGTTTGGCACTATTGTCATTGCACACCTTTCGGTATTCACTGAAAGCTTTCCGTCCGATTTTGAAGGTTCCAAAAACGGTATTTGTCCTCCTCCCATATCAACTGGCACAGTTACCGAAATATTGTAGTTCGACGAATTGTTTAACTCCGTAAGTCTGGAAAGTATATCGATACTTGTCTTCACTCCCGCCATCTCGTCCAGTGTATTATACATATGATCCCTTTCAGCATCATTTTTCCAATCAGGAACATATTCGAGCTTGACTACTGCAATCATTGTAAATGCAAGAGCTAAGAGCAATACTGCTATGATAACTGTTGCAGCAGCGGACTCAGATTTTGAAAAACAGGATCGTGCACTTTTTTTCCTGTCTTCAGGCTCTTTCCTTTTCATAATAGTTTTCGGGAGCATTTTTCCAAATCCTTGAGTTGTGACTTCCATTACTTACTTGAATTTTATCAATTTCACCTTCAATTTAGTTATTTTAAGCCTATTCCGGGTTCTGCTTTGATCTCTGTCTTACTTACATACAGCTTTTTCAGGATGTCGGGCTTGATCTTTTTTGCGTTTCCATTGCTCGTCTCTGGTGTCATATAAAAGGTTAAACGAACATTATTGCCTAGCTTTTTAGTGTTATATTTATCAGAGCCTATTTTTGCATCTTCCATTGTTTTATTAAGATATGACTGCCAGGCTTCTGGATAGTTTGAATTAATTATTAATGTGAAAGTAGTTACATTCCCTGGACCCTGTTTACCACTATTCAAAACTTCTTTTTCACTATCATAGATGGAGATATAATCAATTCCTGTAAGGCGAAGGGAGCCTTCGCTATTTGAGGAAATAATTTCAGGTGGGGAGTAGAGTTTCTTACAGACACTTATCGTGTTTATTGAAACATTATAGTCATTAGATTCGCTGGTTGATACATTGGAGAAGTGAATTGAAGGATAGAGCATCATGACTGGTTGCTCTGCTTGGTTAATAATCAGAGCTCCGTTTTCATAACTGAAAACCTGATCCACATAGTTATTATTTTTAGAGGTGTAAGTAACAGCGCCGCAAACTATAGATTTAATATAAGGATCGGCATTTTCGCGGTTTAATATTATGCTTATCACACACTTACCCTTGTTTACAGCAAGAGTTCCGCTGGACTTCATTGAACCTACGAATGGAATGTCTCCGCCACCCATATGGAAAGGCACACTTGTTACTAACTCAGGGGTTGAGGAATTTGAATACGAGGAATTAATATCTGAAGAATTATAATTTGAAGCCATGACAATTGACATCATATCTATTCTTGACTTAAGTTCTGCCATATTTTCCCATACACTATCCATGTGAGAATATTCGGCATCGTTTTTCCATTCTGGAACACATTCTACCCATGCGAAGGTTAGTACCGAAAATATTATTCCTAATAACATTACTGCCCCAATAACAGTTGCTGTTCCAGACTCCGAATGGGGAAAATATTTTTTTTCTGATTTGGATCTATTTTCTTCGTGTTTTCTCACTCATTTCAAACCCCCTAATTTTTATTCCTATTCAATTTATAATTCTACATGAATTCCCACGAAGTCTACCCAGTCAACCTTACCACTTGTTTCAGATGCATGTCCTATAGCTGAAAAACTCACGACCAAATTTTCAAGCTGTGTTGTATTTTTCACCAAGTCCGTTATATAATAGATTACCGGATCATCGTCTTCCCTTACTTTCTCTTCCATATTGTAAGCTATCATTGTCCAAGCAGATCCGTTATATATACTAAGTGTCATATTTTTTAAACTGTTGTCGTGCGAGTTGTATACTATCATCAAACTGACGTTTGTTAATGAGTCTGAAGTGCCCAAATCATACTCAGATATTCCAAAAGTATAATTCTCAGAAATCCATCTATCTGGTTTAATCGAAGAGTTCGTAAAAAGCTCGTCATCGATCCCGTCAACCAGTTCAGTGGGAAGCCAATTATCTGTCTCTGAAGAGTTGTCATATACACTTCCGTAAGGATAAGGAGTAATCCACTCAGGGAACTCCCCAGCACCTTTCTGGAGTACTGCTCGCTGGATGGCCTGCTGAGACGGTTTGTCGATAAAGAACATATCTATGTCGTCCCATCTCTTGAGATCTATTTCTTTTCCTTTAACAGTAATAGTGTCTTCAGTAGTGTAAATTACAATGCAGTCTCCAAGCGAGAAGTCATTGTTTATATAATCGGGACCTTCCGAGTTATCGACTTTGAAAGTACCGTCAGAGTTTTTTATTCTGAAAGTACCATCCGGGTTTTGAACTTCAAAGTTAGACGTATTATACGGAAGAAGCTGTTCTCCATTGACGTTAAGTATAATCTCTATTGCTTTGAGATCAATATCTTCTCCTCCACTGTGGACAATCTGGACAGCGTAGACGTCGTTATCAACATAATTTATATTTTCACGCAGGTCAGTATGCGGAATATGTTCCGGTTTCACAGCTCCTCCATCGGAAAATACAGTTATGGCTATTGTAGAAAAGGCTATAACGACTATGCTTATCATGAGCAGTTGCCCATATACTTCTGAAACACCCCGACAGTCCTGGCAAAGTGGCCAACGCTTTTTACCCTCCACGATAAAAATCACCTTCTAAAAATCTAATTATCAACTCTCTAAACTGTTTTTAATAGTTTATTAATTCGACTGTCTAAGAAAATTTATTAAACTAGAACTGCTAATAGATATCTTGCTGAACTAATTGGGTGGGTGGATCCAAATAACTCTTTATTACATTCAGCAAAAGTTTAAATATTTATGAAAAGTAAAACAGTATACAGTTAAAATAAATATATATTGTCAACTCTATATTTCAGGTGTTAAAGGTATCTGGCGGGCTTTCCTGTCCGAATACGTTTAACCAGGAGGGAGAACATATGGATTTCAAGAAATTGTTTAGAAAAGATGATAAAGCAGTTTCCCCAGTTATCGGTGTCATTTTGATGGTTGCAATAACCGTCATCCTCGCCGCCGCAATCGGATCTTCTGTATTCAGTAAAGGAACTGCTGAATCTGCACCGCAGGCTAGTCTTGACATTAAGTCAGCTGGTAGCAATAATACTAATGCTTATCTAAAATTCGAACACCTTGGCGGAGAATCGATTAACTTTGAAGACAGCGCAGTAACAAAAGTTATGGCATCTGTTAATGGTACTGACGCTGTTGAGATTAAAGCTACAGATCTTGGTACCTTCGATGTTGGTGACGTTCAGACAATCATGTTGAGTAATACTGGAGGGACGCCTATTATCAGTGATGTAAAAGGTAACACCGTCAACATCAAAATTATCGATGCCCAGACCAATCAGCTTATCTGCGACAAGGATGTAAGGTTCTAAACACGAATTTAAGCACCTCAAACAGGTGCTTTTTTCTCTTTCTTTTACTCAATTTTTATATTGAACTGATTTTTCGATTTTCGTCATGATTTCTCGTAAATTCTACGTATTTTTGAGAAAAGAAACACAGTAGGTAATGCACTTATCAAACCGAAAACAAAAGAATTCAAGGACGTATATGCTGTGAATGAAGTAGAGTATTTTGTAACCAAAAAGCAAAGAGCCGCCGGGGGGACTTGAACCCTCGACCTGCTGATTACGAATCAGCCGCTATACCGCTAAGCCACGACGGCAAATGCATAGAAAGAATAAGCAGACCTAATATATAGATCAAGAATTTAATTATTTCGCTCGGGTGGAGCTATTTGCTTTTGCAAAGCTTTGCAACGTCTGGATAACCCTGACATTATTTAAATAACGCGGCCACTTTTTTAAGGTTTTAACTTCCATAAAATAATTTTGTCATTTCTTCAAATAATCCTATCATCCTTTAAACAATCCTGGCTTCTATACAGATATTATACTGGTGAGGGGCATACGATCTGACTACTCTTTTTTCCAGAACCTCTATTTTCCGGCCTGCTTTTTCCGCAGCTTCCTTTATGAGTTTTATAGAGCTTTCGAATAGGTCGTCCTCAGGAGTAATTCCGTAATAGTGGATAATTCCGCCGGGCTTTGCCAGTAGAACTGCGGAGTCCAGGAACTCAAAAGCACTATGAGGCAAATTCATAATCACATGGTCGGCAGTGCCTGCAAACTTTTTTGCTTCTTCCCGGGCGTCGCCTTCGATTGCTTCGATGTTTTTCGCAGAGTTAAGAATAATATTTTCCCTGAGATAACGCACAGCGTCCGGATTTTTGTCGATTGCCAGGACTTTTGAAGGTTTTTCGCTCTTTGCAATCAGGATGCTGTACGGGCCGACGCCTGCAAACATATCAACAATGGTGTCTCCTTCCTTAACCCGGGAAAGAATTCTTGAGCGCTCGGTCGAAAGGCGGGGAGTAAAATAAGCCCGTGAAAGGTCGACTTTGTAGCGGCAGCCGTATTCTCTGTGAATAGTTTCGGTCCTTGGCTCGCCTGCAACGACCTCAAATTCCCTTACCCGAAATTCCCCGATAACAGGCGTAAGAGGCTTGAGCACTGTTTTTATATTTGAATGGGTTAAAAGGAGGGCATCGGCAATTCTTGAGGCTTTCTCTTTGTCAAGCTCAGGATCTTCCAGCAGGGCGATATCTCCTATAACTTCATAAGCAGGGCTGAAACCAAGAAGGTCTTCCGGAACAGGTTTCTTTTCCTGGGGCTTGAACTCGAACTCCAGAAGCTCAATTTCTTCGGGAAAACTCTCTAGCTCTCCAGGGGCAGGCACTCTGGTCAGGGGGAGATAAAGAAATGCCTCATCTGCGCTTATTTTTACGGAATTATCCAGAATTTCAAGCTCAAGGAGCCTTCTTCTTACAGGTTCTCCTTTCTTTTTAGGAACTTTTATGCACTGCCGTTTCATGGAAACTCGCCTTTTGGAATCCTAAGGTTATCCTTTTGTTATTAAGCTATCCATAGCCCGTGTTCAGGATAAATGAATCGAATGATTGTAATTAAGCATAAAGTACAACCCAAAAACTACCAGGAATACCCCGCAGGTATAGAGAATATGTCTATGCATTTTTTGGGAGAAAAGAGTTTTACCACGTCCGAATGAGCCGGATATGGCAGTAAACCATCCCATGTCTGCAGCCCAGTGCCCGAACATATAAGCCATTGCAATTATAATTCCCAGTTCATATTCCTTAAGTACGAGGGCACCGCCAGCGGTCAGCCACCAGATCCAGAAGTACGGGTTCGAAACTGAAGTAACCAGGCCTATCAAGATAGGGTTGGAAACCAGCTTCAAGCCTGAGGAGTCCTGAGAAATCAGAGCCGAAGAATCCGTAGCTTGTGCTTCCTTTAAGGTAAAAAGTCCAAATACCAGAAGTGAAAGCCCTCCTATAAGAAAAATTATGGAAATTATACCACTGTCGACAAACGAAGCAGCCCCTAAGAGGATCAGCACATAGAGCACAGCCTCCACGAGCATATGCCCGAATACTACCTGTGGGCCTGCAAGCCAGCCTTTCTTCAGCGAAATCTCTATAGTTGCAAAAAGCATCGGGCCTGGAACGAGCGCGCCTGTAAGCCCTACAGAGAAACCTAGAAGAAGAGCTTCAAAAACTTTAATTGTTAGCATTATGGATCAAAAAATTAAAGGTATCTAAGATCCCGTTTTGAAATAAACCTCCGCAAGCGGAAAGACCCGGATAAATGACTTAAATAAACAAAACCAGTAAAAAATAGGGCATTTCTCAAAATAAAAGAGAAAACCTGCTGGCAAAAGAAAAATAAGGAAAATTTTAGAGAATAATCTCTATATCCAGTTCTTCTGCAAGCTCTTTGTATCTGTTTCGGATAGTAACTTCTGTAACCCCGGCTACATCCGCAACTTCCCGCTGAGTTCTCCGCTCACCACAGAGAATGGACGCAATATAAATTGCAGCTGCAGCAACTCCTGTGGGACCCCTCCCGCTTGTGAGTTCCTTTTCGGAAGCCTGCCTCAGGATCTCAACGCTCTTGGACTGGACTTCTCCTTTAAGGTTAAGACCTGAACAGAACCTTGGGACATAGTCGATAGGAGATGTGGGCATTAGCTTCAATGCGAGTTCTCTGGAAATAAAGCGGTAGGTTCTTCCTATTTCTTTCCGGCTGACCCTGGACACCTCTTCTATTTCATCAAGAGTCCTTGGGACGCTGCACTGGCGGCAAGCAGCATAAAGAGCGGCTGCTGCAACACCTTCAATGCTTCTTCCACGGATAAGGTTCTTGTCCACAGCTTTTCTGTAGACAACAGCTGCGGTTTCCCGCACAGTTCTCGGAAGACCGAGAGCAGAAGCCATTCTGTCCAGTTCAGATAGTGCAAATGCAAGGTTTCTTTCAGTTGCGTTACTTACACGGATTCTACGCTGCCATTTTCTTAAACGATAGAGCTGAGCACGATTTTTGGAAGAGATTGACTTTCCATAGGAGTCGCGGTTCCTCCAGTCAATCATTGTGGAGAGCCCTTTGTCGTGGATTGTGTATGTCATGGGCGCACCCACACGGGAACGCTTCATACGTTGATCATGATCGAAAGCTCGCCATTCTGGGCCTTCATCCACAAAATCGGCATCAATGACAAGTCCGCAGTCCCCACACACGAGTTCGGCTCGCTCATAGTCGTGGACGAGGTTTCTGCTGCCGCATTCTGGACACACGGCCTTTTCTTTCTCAAAACTTTGCTCCTTTTGCTTCTCTTTGCGAGCTTTGATCATGGCACGTATTTTTTCTCTTTCAAGAGTGTCCGAATAGCGAACTCTTTCGACTTCTACCATATCATATCACCTTACAAACTAAAACAATCATATGTGTGTATTTCCGGTATTTTTGGCTGCACCACTGAAATTACAGTAGATATCTAAAAGGCAGGATAAGAAAAATCACGGCTGTAACTAGCAAAAAATATATAATCTAGTTAATGTTTAACCATAATATAGAATTCAAGTGCATATTCATGTCAGAGCTTTCACCGAATATAGACTCTTTCATTAATAAGAGCTCGAAATTCTGAATCCGAAGTTCGTTTAAAACCCTTCACTAAAAAATATGGATGACCTACAGGTCCGAAAACACTTACGATCGTACCAATCCGATTCAGGGCCTTATCTACAACGACCGAATTCAATTTAGGAAAACCATCTGAGACATTCTCGGGTTTTACCTCATCCCCTCTAATTATCAGGTTTTTAACACCTGTTCTGTGCAGCACTTTACCGAGTCGTTTCATATCAGCCACGAATAGTTAATAGCTATTTTCTCCAGCTCAGGGCAAAAATCTCCTGGCTTTGAGCATGTTTTTCTGTCACCATAAATACGGCTACATATTGTAAACTGAAAAGCATATGTAGTCTATGTTCATTATATATAAAGATATCGCAAGAACTATATTATATGTTGGTTTCAACTAATTTAATATAGTAGAATATAAGAACTAGGAAAAGGAAACCACAACCTTATATATTAAATGGACATTGTTGGCAGCAATCAGACCATAATTATGGTCATTATAGTCAACTAACTCCGATTAATGATCTCATTCTAAGGAGGAGACTCATTGTCCAAGTTCGTATATTTTTTTGGAAAGGATGTAACTGATGGCAAAGCTAGTATGAGAGACTTACTTGGAGGTAAGGGCGCAGGCCTGGCCGAAATGGCAAACCTCGGAATTCCCGTACCACCAGGTTTTACGATAACAACCGAAGTTTGTGTACTTTATCTGAAAGGTAAAAAATATTCTGACGAAGTACTCACACAGGTTGAAGAAGCGATCGATAAGCTCGAGACCTTAAACAACAAAAAGCTGGGGGATCCAGAAGATCCACTGCTTGTTTCTGTAAGGTCCGGTGCCAGGGTGTCCATGCCGGGGATGATGGATACCGTTCTTAATCTTGGGCTCACGGACAAATCTGTTTTTGGACTCGCAAATAAGGTCAATGACGAAAGGTTCGCTTACGACTGTTACCGCAGATTTATCTCCATGTTTGGAGATGTAGTTCTGGGAATTGACTTCGACAAGTTCGAGTCTCTTATTGAGGACAAGAAAAAAGAACTTAAAGTCGAATCTGACACCGATCTCGATGCAAAAGCACTGAAAGATCTGGCTGAAAGGTTCAAGGGAGTAATTAAACTCGAAAAAGGATTTGATTTCCCCCAGGATCCAAAAGTCCAGCTCCAGATGGCAATTGATGCTGTTTTTGATTCCTGGAACAATCCAAGGGCTATCACTTACAGAAAGCTTAACGAAATCGATGACAGCTGGGGCACAGCGGTCAATGTACAGACCATGGTTTACGGGAACAGAGGCAATACCTCAGGCACAGGAGTTGCTTTTACAAGAAACCCGTCTACAGGAGAAAAGAAGTTCT
Coding sequences within:
- a CDS encoding transcription initiation factor IIB gives rise to the protein MVEVERVRYSDTLEREKIRAMIKARKEKQKEQSFEKEKAVCPECGSRNLVHDYERAELVCGDCGLVIDADFVDEGPEWRAFDHDQRMKRSRVGAPMTYTIHDKGLSTMIDWRNRDSYGKSISSKNRAQLYRLRKWQRRIRVSNATERNLAFALSELDRMASALGLPRTVRETAAVVYRKAVDKNLIRGRSIEGVAAAALYAACRQCSVPRTLDEIEEVSRVSRKEIGRTYRFISRELALKLMPTSPIDYVPRFCSGLNLKGEVQSKSVEILRQASEKELTSGRGPTGVAAAAIYIASILCGERRTQREVADVAGVTEVTIRNRYKELAEELDIEIIL
- a CDS encoding type IV pilin, which translates into the protein MDFKKLFRKDDKAVSPVIGVILMVAITVILAAAIGSSVFSKGTAESAPQASLDIKSAGSNNTNAYLKFEHLGGESINFEDSAVTKVMASVNGTDAVEIKATDLGTFDVGDVQTIMLSNTGGTPIISDVKGNTVNIKIIDAQTNQLICDKDVRF
- a CDS encoding flavodoxin family protein, translated to MKVVAFNGSPRKEGNTSALIKHVLAELENEGIETEIVQIGGKSIHGCIACGKCYENADRKCVIDKDMVNECIEKMLEADGIILASPTYFADLTPELKALIDRAGFVAKANNEMFRYKVGAAVVAVRRAGSIHVFDSINHFFTISQMIIPGSSYWNMGMGLAEGDVEKDEEGIQTMRTLGQNMAWLLKKLNV
- a CDS encoding class I SAM-dependent methyltransferase, translated to MKRQCIKVPKKKGEPVRRRLLELEILDNSVKISADEAFLYLPLTRVPAPGELESFPEEIELLEFEFKPQEKKPVPEDLLGFSPAYEVIGDIALLEDPELDKEKASRIADALLLTHSNIKTVLKPLTPVIGEFRVREFEVVAGEPRTETIHREYGCRYKVDLSRAYFTPRLSTERSRILSRVKEGDTIVDMFAGVGPYSILIAKSEKPSKVLAIDKNPDAVRYLRENIILNSAKNIEAIEGDAREEAKKFAGTADHVIMNLPHSAFEFLDSAVLLAKPGGIIHYYGITPEDDLFESSIKLIKEAAEKAGRKIEVLEKRVVRSYAPHQYNICIEARIV
- a CDS encoding Gar1/Naf1 family protein, coding for MKRLGKVLHRTGVKNLIIRGDEVKPENVSDGFPKLNSVVVDKALNRIGTIVSVFGPVGHPYFLVKGFKRTSDSEFRALINERVYIR
- a CDS encoding LysE family transporter, with the protein product MLTIKVFEALLLGFSVGLTGALVPGPMLFATIEISLKKGWLAGPQVVFGHMLVEAVLYVLILLGAASFVDSGIISIIFLIGGLSLLVFGLFTLKEAQATDSSALISQDSSGLKLVSNPILIGLVTSVSNPYFWIWWLTAGGALVLKEYELGIIIAMAYMFGHWAADMGWFTAISGSFGRGKTLFSQKMHRHILYTCGVFLVVFGLYFMLNYNHSIHLS
- a CDS encoding type IV pilin N-terminal domain-containing protein, producing the protein MEGKKRWPLCQDCRGVSEVYGQLLMISIVVIAFSTIAITVFSDGGAVKPEHIPHTDLRENINYVDNDVYAVQIVHSGGEDIDLKAIEIILNVNGEQLLPYNTSNFEVQNPDGTFRIKNSDGTFKVDNSEGPDYINNDFSLGDCIVIYTTEDTITVKGKEIDLKRWDDIDMFFIDKPSQQAIQRAVLQKGAGEFPEWITPYPYGSVYDNSSETDNWLPTELVDGIDDELFTNSSIKPDRWISENYTFGISEYDLGTSDSLTNVSLMIVYNSHDNSLKNMTLSIYNGSAWTMIAYNMEEKVREDDDPVIYYITDLVKNTTQLENLVVSFSAIGHASETSGKVDWVDFVGIHVEL
- the fdhD gene encoding formate dehydrogenase accessory sulfurtransferase FdhD, with product MPEKYTTSYPAKRIHSDGRAEDVKVLLAKECPVKLFLNGKLFTTLFASPLELKELAVGHLITEGVISFREIENVEVDGRAVHILIRKENQEISTEAAGKIGKAEKAEKEEETSKEIFVDSDSVFEPQAIFAGTEYLESDTYKLTRGTHLAALIDRRGKLAVQIVDVGRHNAVDKAVGAAFLKGLDLSQHYMLSTGRQPAYMVTKAARAGITLIATKSMPFDSGVEAAKKANVCLIGQLRKESMLVFAGEWRVKL